A stretch of Telopea speciosissima isolate NSW1024214 ecotype Mountain lineage chromosome 11, Tspe_v1, whole genome shotgun sequence DNA encodes these proteins:
- the LOC122644791 gene encoding uncharacterized protein LOC122644791: MGLLCKHILRVFHKTDLKEIPSQYLLKRWTIDARHYLTSDKELSDEAFGSVTSMWAFQDAVRRLIPTISGLQEACDFATVALGIVNQKFLQPMGESNSQTLGVDPQPSANATPDLCRNLHIPMDVVTKGLPNESRSKHPMEMTSGRNNRCCNCKELGHNKSTCKKVVPALANEFNGPYNEE; this comes from the exons ATGGGTTTGTTATGCAAACACATCCTGCGAGTCTTCCATAAGACGGACCTCAAGGAGATACCTTCCCAATATCTCCTAAAACGGTGGACCATAGATGCAAGGCATTATTTGACGAGTGACAAAGAATTAAGTGATGAAGCTTTTGGATCAGTAACAAGTATGTGGGCTTTCCAAGATGCTGTTAGACGTTTGATACCCACAATTAGTGGTTTACAAGAGGCATGTGATTTTGCTACGGTTGCGTTGGGGATTGTGAATCAAAAATTCTTACAACCAATGGGTGAATCCAACTCACAAACTTTGGGTGTTGACCCACAACCCTCTGCCAATGCTACACCTGACCTCTGTCGTAATCTCCATATTCCTATGGATGTGGTCACAAAGGGTTTGCCTAATGAAAGTCGTAGTAAACATCCAATGGAGATGACAAGTGGAAGGAACAATAGATGTTGCAACTGTAAGGAATTAGGGCATAACAAGTCCACTTGTAAGAAG GTAGTACCAGCGTTGGCAAATGAATTCAACGGCCCGTACAATGAAGAGTAG